One Solibacillus sp. R5-41 DNA segment encodes these proteins:
- a CDS encoding RicAFT regulatory complex protein RicA family protein, which translates to MTKLYSKDEIVEKAREIAHMIANTEEVEFFKKAEEQINENQFVREKIASLKTLQKQAVNFQHLGKEKALKMIEGKITGIEEEIDSLPVVQQFKQSQTDVNELLQLVSNAIANNVTTEVIENTGGDVLKGETGSKVRNSVPGSCS; encoded by the coding sequence ATGACAAAATTATATTCTAAAGATGAAATCGTAGAAAAAGCCAGAGAAATCGCCCATATGATTGCCAACACAGAAGAAGTAGAATTTTTCAAAAAGGCTGAGGAGCAAATTAACGAAAACCAATTTGTTCGTGAAAAAATCGCTTCATTAAAAACGCTTCAAAAACAAGCAGTTAACTTCCAGCACTTAGGGAAGGAAAAAGCATTAAAAATGATTGAAGGAAAAATTACAGGAATTGAAGAGGAAATTGATTCACTTCCGGTTGTCCAACAATTTAAACAATCACAAACAGATGTGAATGAATTATTGCAACTTGTTTCGAATGCCATTGCAAACAACGTAACTACTGAAGTCATTGAAAATACAGGTGGCGACGTTTTAAAAGGCGAAACAGGCTCAAAAGTAAGAAACAGCGTACCAGGATCTTGTTCATAA
- a CDS encoding 4-oxalocrotonate tautomerase — protein MPIVQIQLLEGRTDEQKENIIAQVTEALVEAAEVSAEQVRVIITEFPAKHWGIAGKSKHNVKK, from the coding sequence ATGCCTATTGTACAAATTCAACTACTTGAAGGGCGTACAGATGAACAAAAGGAAAACATCATTGCACAAGTAACCGAAGCTCTTGTAGAAGCCGCGGAAGTGTCAGCAGAACAAGTCCGAGTCATCATTACAGAATTTCCAGCAAAGCATTGGGGTATTGCAGGGAAGTCTAAACATAATGTAAAAAAATGA
- the miaB gene encoding tRNA (N6-isopentenyl adenosine(37)-C2)-methylthiotransferase MiaB — translation MNEEQRLASQQVKQPQQEKDYSKYFEKVFTAPSLKDAKKRGKEEVKYHKDFDIEEKFLHMGEGRKFYIRTYGCQMNEHDTEVMAGIFMQLGYTSTEQIEEADVVLLNTCAIREGAENKVFGELGFLLKYKRQNPEMLIGVCGCMSQEESVVNRILKQYQHVDMVFGTHNIHRLPHILNEAYMSKEIVVEVWSKEGDVIENLPKKRLGSIKAWVNIMYGCDKFCTYCIVPYTRGKERSRRPEEIIQEVRELAAQGYKEIMLLGQNVNAYGKDFEDVEYRLGDLMEAIRKIDIPRIRFTTSHPRDFDDHLIEVLAKGGNLVEHIHLPVQSGSNEILKIMARKYTREHFLQLVEKIKTAIPNVTLTTDIIVGYPNETEEQFQETLDLYREVGFEMAFTYIYSPREGTPAAKMTDNVPDEVKKERLHRLNNVVAEFSAKALKELEGQIVEVLVEGSSKRRDDVLAGYTRKNRLVNFKADPKYIGQRVLVKVTEAKSHSLLGEFVEEVKEEVGLAK, via the coding sequence ATGAACGAAGAACAACGACTAGCCAGTCAACAAGTAAAGCAACCACAACAAGAAAAAGACTATAGTAAATATTTTGAGAAAGTGTTTACTGCTCCTTCATTAAAAGATGCGAAAAAACGTGGGAAAGAAGAAGTGAAGTACCACAAAGATTTTGATATTGAAGAGAAGTTTTTACATATGGGGGAAGGGCGTAAATTTTACATCCGAACATATGGCTGTCAAATGAATGAACATGATACAGAAGTAATGGCGGGTATTTTCATGCAGCTTGGCTACACATCTACTGAGCAGATCGAGGAAGCGGATGTTGTGCTATTAAACACATGTGCGATTCGTGAAGGTGCGGAAAATAAAGTATTTGGTGAGCTCGGCTTCTTGCTTAAATATAAACGACAAAATCCAGAAATGTTAATCGGTGTTTGTGGATGTATGTCACAAGAAGAATCTGTTGTCAATCGTATTTTAAAACAGTACCAACATGTCGACATGGTTTTCGGTACGCATAATATTCACCGTTTACCACATATTTTAAACGAAGCGTACATGTCTAAAGAAATAGTCGTAGAAGTTTGGTCAAAAGAAGGCGATGTGATTGAAAACCTTCCGAAAAAACGTCTCGGTTCGATTAAAGCTTGGGTGAACATCATGTACGGCTGTGATAAATTTTGTACATACTGCATTGTACCGTATACGCGTGGAAAGGAACGTTCTCGTCGACCAGAAGAGATTATTCAAGAAGTGCGAGAACTCGCAGCGCAAGGTTACAAAGAAATTATGCTACTTGGACAAAACGTCAATGCATACGGAAAAGATTTTGAAGATGTAGAATACCGTTTAGGCGATTTGATGGAAGCGATACGAAAAATTGATATTCCACGTATTCGTTTTACGACGAGTCATCCGCGCGACTTTGATGATCATTTAATCGAAGTGCTAGCAAAAGGCGGCAATTTGGTTGAACATATCCATTTACCAGTTCAATCGGGCTCTAATGAAATTTTAAAAATTATGGCGCGCAAATATACGCGTGAGCATTTCCTACAATTAGTAGAGAAAATTAAAACAGCAATACCGAATGTAACATTGACGACAGATATTATCGTTGGTTACCCAAATGAAACAGAAGAGCAATTCCAAGAAACGCTCGATTTGTATCGTGAAGTAGGTTTTGAAATGGCGTTTACGTATATTTATTCGCCTCGTGAAGGAACACCCGCTGCTAAAATGACGGATAATGTGCCGGATGAAGTGAAAAAGGAGCGATTACACCGTCTAAATAATGTCGTCGCTGAATTTTCTGCAAAGGCATTAAAAGAATTAGAAGGACAAATTGTTGAAGTGCTTGTAGAAGGTAGCAGTAAAAGACGTGATGATGTGCTTGCAGGATATACGCGCAAAAATCGACTTGTTAACTTCAAGGCAGATCCGAAATATATCGGACAACGCGTGCTTGTGAAAGTAACAGAAGCAAAAAGTCATTCATTATTAGGTGAATTTGTGGAAGAAGTAAAAGAAGAGGTGGGATTAGCAAAATGA
- a CDS encoding TRAP transporter large permease: protein MTFLTIAIFFLLLIMGIPIAMVLGIITIIYFLLNGQIMLLDSTPLRMYSSLENFGLLAIPLFMLMGEIMNEGGITARLVQFARVLIGHYKGGLAYVTVVANMFLASILGSANAQAAMMSKVMVPQMEKEGYKREFAASITLASSIIAPIIPPSMIFIIYGTLSSTSIGALFMAGIVPGIIYGLVFIGVISFMGYKQNFPKSERASLKLILKSTIQVLPALLIPITVVVGILMGIFTATESAAVACLIAIIVGLFFYRELDLKKIPKMLISTVTNTATVTYLIIMANIFGWMIAFERIPQLLVDSMLSITESPWVFLLLVNLALLVVGMLLDGIAALIILVPVLMPLVVALNIDPVHFGVIICINLTLGLLTPPVGTGLFIVSSMADVKFETLVKSVFPFIVISFIVLLFLTYIPDLVLFVPKMLGM, encoded by the coding sequence ATGACATTTTTAACGATCGCCATTTTCTTTTTGTTATTAATAATGGGCATTCCTATTGCAATGGTTTTAGGTATTATTACGATTATTTATTTCCTTTTAAATGGACAAATCATGTTACTTGATTCTACTCCACTACGTATGTATTCGAGTCTCGAAAATTTTGGATTACTCGCAATTCCGCTATTCATGTTAATGGGCGAAATTATGAATGAAGGTGGGATTACGGCGCGTCTCGTACAATTTGCCCGAGTACTGATTGGTCACTATAAAGGTGGACTTGCCTATGTAACGGTAGTGGCGAATATGTTCCTGGCGTCTATTTTAGGTTCTGCCAATGCACAAGCTGCGATGATGAGCAAAGTGATGGTGCCGCAAATGGAAAAAGAGGGGTATAAACGCGAATTTGCAGCGTCTATTACATTAGCTTCTTCCATTATTGCTCCGATTATTCCACCAAGTATGATTTTTATCATCTATGGAACGCTTTCGAGTACGTCCATTGGGGCACTGTTTATGGCGGGAATTGTGCCTGGTATTATTTATGGTCTTGTATTTATCGGGGTTATTTCATTTATGGGGTATAAGCAAAACTTTCCAAAAAGTGAGCGAGCGTCATTAAAGCTAATTTTGAAAAGTACAATTCAAGTACTTCCAGCATTATTAATTCCTATAACGGTTGTTGTCGGGATTTTAATGGGGATTTTTACAGCGACAGAGTCAGCGGCCGTTGCCTGTTTAATTGCCATTATTGTAGGACTATTTTTCTATCGCGAATTAGATTTGAAGAAAATACCGAAGATGTTAATTAGTACAGTAACAAATACTGCAACCGTTACGTATTTAATTATTATGGCAAATATTTTTGGTTGGATGATTGCATTTGAAAGAATCCCGCAATTATTAGTGGATAGCATGTTAAGTATTACAGAAAGTCCTTGGGTATTTTTATTACTTGTAAATCTTGCATTACTTGTCGTCGGCATGTTACTCGACGGAATTGCGGCACTGATTATTTTAGTACCTGTTTTGATGCCGCTTGTGGTGGCATTAAACATTGATCCCGTGCATTTTGGGGTAATTATTTGTATTAATTTAACACTTGGATTATTAACGCCACCAGTTGGGACAGGGTTATTTATCGTGTCTTCAATGGCAGATGTGAAGTTTGAGACACTTGTAAAAAGTGTATTCCCGTTCATCGTCATCTCGTTCATTGTTTTATTATTCCTTACATATATACCAGACCTAGTGCTTTTTGTTCCGAAAATGTTAGGAATGTAG
- a CDS encoding MFS transporter, with protein MKKLLQQGQIMVLLILVGQFFTAFVGRSLSPFMVYIGDDLALTKMQLGLFPTALFIGQFLATMPIGYYSDRVNTRKLILVLMSVVAGSFLVFAWMDNFYLAFFCILVAGLGYGGMHPVTNKLLVYEFPVSKLTLPMGVKQMSITLASAAISILLLPLAMFIGWRWTVTLAVLVLVIVCFISSYFFSRLPWIEKPVQSKEPLWSQVKLLNRSKMLFFTNSSAFILMGVQMTFNTFLILFLVETKDWTIYVAGLCLALSELCGAAGRVLWGVISDRLFAGNRWLVLLGITIISSVSLMGLYLTQSVVLIVIFIAFIGFALSGFNGIWMMLAVESVDRSLSGFASGYSVTVASIGVFLIPPLFGYFIEQGGYGLAGLFMTSLFFLCALLMIYAMRHFKGV; from the coding sequence ATGAAAAAGTTGCTGCAACAGGGCCAAATTATGGTTCTACTCATACTGGTAGGTCAGTTTTTTACCGCGTTTGTTGGCAGAAGCTTAAGCCCTTTCATGGTATATATTGGAGATGACTTAGCGTTAACAAAAATGCAGTTGGGCTTGTTTCCAACTGCACTTTTTATTGGGCAATTTTTGGCGACGATGCCGATTGGCTATTATTCGGATCGTGTGAATACAAGAAAGTTGATACTTGTGTTAATGAGCGTAGTTGCAGGAAGCTTTTTAGTTTTTGCGTGGATGGATAATTTTTACCTAGCCTTTTTTTGTATTTTAGTTGCTGGGCTCGGTTATGGTGGGATGCATCCTGTAACAAATAAACTACTTGTATATGAATTTCCGGTATCCAAATTAACATTGCCGATGGGCGTGAAACAAATGTCGATTACGCTTGCTTCTGCAGCCATCAGTATTTTACTTCTACCGTTAGCGATGTTTATTGGGTGGAGATGGACGGTCACATTGGCGGTGCTTGTACTCGTTATTGTCTGTTTCATTAGTAGTTATTTTTTTAGCCGCTTACCGTGGATAGAGAAGCCAGTCCAATCTAAAGAACCGCTTTGGTCACAGGTAAAATTATTAAATCGATCCAAAATGCTGTTTTTTACAAATAGTTCGGCCTTTATTTTAATGGGTGTTCAAATGACATTTAATACTTTTTTAATATTGTTTTTAGTCGAAACGAAAGACTGGACAATTTATGTAGCGGGTCTTTGTCTCGCATTATCAGAATTATGTGGAGCTGCTGGTAGGGTATTATGGGGAGTCATTAGTGATCGTCTATTTGCGGGCAATCGATGGCTTGTCCTGCTAGGTATTACAATCATTAGCTCAGTAAGTTTGATGGGCCTTTATTTAACTCAATCGGTTGTATTAATTGTCATATTCATCGCATTCATTGGATTTGCGTTGTCAGGTTTTAATGGTATTTGGATGATGCTCGCAGTGGAAAGTGTTGACCGCTCATTAAGTGGTTTCGCGAGCGGCTATAGTGTAACTGTTGCCTCGATTGGTGTCTTTTTAATTCCCCCACTTTTTGGTTATTTCATCGAGCAAGGTGGCTACGGATTAGCAGGTCTCTTTATGACGAGCTTATTTTTCCTTTGTGCACTTCTAATGATTTACGCGATGCGGCACTTTAAGGGAGTATAG
- a CDS encoding 2-keto-4-pentenoate hydratase, with the protein MTLFNYASQVATAQATKQAIEKITVSKPDLTVEQAYEIQKISIEQTLTAANRFIGWKMGLTSVAKQQQVGVDSPIYGRLTSSMNLITNELTAAEYIHPRVEAEVAFVFKKALFGANLTPLDVWDAVESVYLALEVIDSRYQNFSFTLPDVIADNASSTKILLSAQAFSPYALDWSAVEVTLKLNGEDKLFGQGAAVLGHPIYSVIELLTMLEREGRGITPGQLVLTGGITDAIAVEAGDVIEADYGALGKLTLNVK; encoded by the coding sequence ATGACTTTATTTAACTACGCTTCACAAGTTGCGACAGCGCAAGCGACGAAGCAGGCAATTGAAAAAATTACCGTTTCGAAGCCCGATTTAACGGTCGAGCAAGCATACGAAATTCAAAAGATTAGTATCGAACAAACATTAACGGCAGCCAACCGTTTTATTGGGTGGAAAATGGGCTTAACAAGTGTAGCAAAGCAGCAACAAGTCGGTGTAGACTCACCTATTTATGGCCGCTTAACATCTTCTATGAATTTAATAACGAATGAACTAACGGCTGCCGAATATATTCATCCACGCGTAGAGGCAGAGGTCGCATTTGTCTTCAAAAAGGCGTTATTTGGTGCGAACTTAACACCGCTTGATGTATGGGATGCAGTAGAAAGTGTGTATTTAGCACTTGAAGTAATCGATAGCCGTTATCAAAACTTCTCATTTACTTTGCCAGATGTCATTGCGGATAATGCTTCATCGACGAAAATCTTATTAAGTGCACAAGCATTTTCACCGTATGCATTGGATTGGTCCGCGGTTGAAGTTACGTTAAAGCTGAATGGTGAAGATAAGTTATTCGGACAAGGTGCAGCCGTACTTGGTCATCCAATCTATTCGGTCATTGAATTATTAACGATGTTAGAGCGAGAAGGACGTGGTATTACACCTGGTCAACTCGTTCTAACGGGTGGGATTACTGATGCGATTGCCGTGGAAGCGGGCGACGTCATTGAGGCGGATTACGGCGCGTTAGGCAAGCTGACGCTAAATGTGAAATAG
- a CDS encoding EAL domain-containing protein, with product MEMYKYYNQNFDKDDMYFWLCQMARQFDSAVVVINPAKDNVIDFVNHVFTRMTEYSDLELIGRKLNILHGPLTDVLNEEAIQECIENGLSFKTSSFHYRKNGSVFWNEVTILPLKDLNGVLQYCLLMMNDVTDTMNVETLVELEKAVFFSLEKGDSIDYVLGEICNHVKETFRKQCYCTILLLNENRKVKNIHGDLSKILKESDYQAFFIGSENRDYASSFDKHATFIKNIKTTKYYEEFKSLIDEKNIVSYWSQPIFNKEEEIIGLFMIYSDQEMDPQATDYKLINNIAPIITLAVNYYKQKNAIHSLAFFDSATGLSNFEGFKTKMMNQWDANRDDGYVYIVEPGEYQKIVDLYGRKGGDEILKKIATRLQSVLSSHEIHVARYTNSAIIIASKLKIRELQFKQSELDQLIFEPYCIDKKEVFVTLKVGTSKFCQETSIHQAIRQADTALSNALKSVGTVIKKFEVEQVETVAKEMNVLANIAMGLRKNEFVPMLQPKVDIQTGEIDSFEALARWISPKLGFVSPALFIPVAENTGNITKIDRAIFKKVLEWQKRRKDADLTMYQVSVNISPSHFYHPTFVENSIEIIEKYGIDPKYIKFEITESIELDNVRRAKKIINDLKEYGIATSIDDFGVGYSSLSYLRELPFEEIKIDKSFVDNLADPRMNAVIRTIIHLSRNLNMRCVAEGIETEEQHKELQQLGCNSGQGYYYYKPMPLQEVDELLQRNPAVH from the coding sequence ATGGAAATGTACAAATATTACAATCAAAACTTCGACAAGGATGACATGTATTTTTGGTTGTGTCAGATGGCTAGGCAATTTGATTCGGCTGTTGTAGTAATCAATCCAGCAAAAGACAATGTTATAGATTTTGTGAATCATGTCTTCACGCGCATGACTGAATACAGTGATTTAGAATTAATTGGTAGAAAATTAAATATTTTACATGGTCCATTAACAGATGTCCTAAATGAAGAAGCCATTCAAGAATGTATAGAAAATGGTCTATCGTTTAAAACATCTTCGTTCCATTACCGGAAAAATGGTTCTGTATTTTGGAATGAAGTGACGATTTTACCTCTAAAGGATCTAAATGGCGTACTTCAATATTGTCTTTTAATGATGAATGACGTGACCGATACTATGAATGTGGAAACACTAGTAGAGCTAGAAAAAGCAGTTTTTTTCAGTTTAGAAAAAGGGGATTCCATCGACTATGTTTTAGGTGAGATTTGCAACCATGTAAAAGAGACATTTAGAAAACAATGTTACTGTACCATCCTTTTGTTAAATGAAAATAGAAAAGTAAAAAATATTCATGGTGATTTATCAAAAATATTAAAAGAATCCGATTATCAAGCTTTCTTTATTGGCAGCGAGAATCGGGATTATGCGTCAAGTTTTGATAAACATGCCACTTTTATTAAAAATATAAAAACAACGAAATATTATGAGGAATTTAAGAGTTTAATTGATGAAAAAAATATTGTGTCATATTGGAGTCAACCGATTTTTAATAAAGAAGAGGAAATTATCGGTTTATTTATGATTTATTCGGATCAAGAAATGGACCCTCAAGCGACTGATTATAAATTGATAAATAATATTGCTCCCATTATTACGTTAGCGGTCAATTATTATAAGCAAAAAAACGCGATTCATTCGCTTGCCTTTTTTGATTCTGCAACGGGTCTGAGCAATTTTGAAGGCTTTAAAACGAAGATGATGAATCAATGGGACGCGAACCGTGACGACGGTTATGTGTATATTGTTGAGCCTGGAGAATATCAAAAAATTGTTGATTTATATGGCCGAAAAGGTGGCGACGAAATATTAAAAAAGATAGCCACCCGATTACAAAGTGTTCTTTCATCGCATGAAATACACGTAGCGCGTTATACAAACTCGGCGATTATAATTGCTTCTAAACTTAAAATTAGAGAATTGCAATTTAAACAATCCGAATTGGATCAGCTAATATTTGAGCCCTACTGCATTGATAAAAAAGAGGTGTTCGTCACATTGAAAGTGGGTACCTCTAAGTTTTGCCAAGAGACATCGATTCATCAGGCAATTCGCCAAGCTGATACGGCCCTGTCAAACGCGTTAAAAAGTGTCGGCACGGTCATTAAGAAGTTTGAAGTGGAACAAGTGGAAACCGTAGCGAAGGAAATGAATGTACTAGCAAATATTGCAATGGGTTTAAGGAAAAATGAGTTTGTGCCAATGCTTCAGCCAAAAGTGGATATACAAACAGGTGAAATTGATAGCTTTGAAGCTTTGGCTCGCTGGATTTCTCCTAAACTTGGTTTTGTATCTCCTGCATTATTTATCCCAGTGGCAGAAAATACAGGGAATATTACTAAAATAGACCGTGCTATTTTTAAAAAAGTTTTAGAATGGCAAAAACGCAGAAAAGATGCCGACTTAACTATGTACCAAGTATCGGTGAATATTTCACCAAGTCATTTCTATCACCCGACATTTGTGGAAAATTCTATTGAGATAATTGAAAAGTATGGGATTGATCCGAAGTATATTAAATTTGAAATTACCGAAAGTATTGAATTGGATAATGTGAGGCGTGCGAAGAAGATCATTAATGATCTGAAGGAGTATGGCATCGCAACGTCTATTGATGACTTCGGTGTCGGGTATTCATCATTGAGCTACTTGCGGGAACTCCCATTTGAAGAAATTAAAATCGATAAAAGCTTTGTCGATAATTTAGCCGACCCGCGTATGAATGCGGTTATTAGAACGATTATTCATCTTTCCAGAAACTTAAATATGCGTTGTGTTGCAGAAGGCATTGAAACCGAGGAGCAGCATAAAGAGCTCCAGCAACTCGGCTGTAACAGCGGGCAAGGCTATTATTATTACAAGCCAATGCCGCTTCAAGAAGTCGACGAATTATTACAAAGAAATCCAGCTGTCCATTAA
- the dmpG gene encoding 4-hydroxy-2-oxovalerate aldolase produces MKPIYITEVAMRDGSHVVGHQFTFEQVRKLTQGLSEAKVPYIEVTHGDGLGGSSLQYGFSKEYDIELIKAAVEVAGDSIVTVLLIPGIGTIEDLKLAFDAGARAVRVATHVTEADVSKQHIETAKRLGMEVFGFLMMAHSAPPEIVLQQALLMESYGADGVYVTDSAGAMLPSDVRDRIRLLSENLQVEIGFHAHNNLSLAVANTLVAIEEGATRIDGSICCLGAGAGNTQTEVLVAVLQRMGIETGIELYQMLDLADYVRNEILPQPQDITSGSLVMGYAGVYSSFLRHANLAAEKVGIDARDILVELGKLNVVGGQEDTIIEVAQKLVRDKVGGKR; encoded by the coding sequence ATGAAACCAATTTACATTACAGAAGTAGCAATGCGTGATGGAAGTCATGTTGTTGGGCATCAATTTACTTTCGAACAAGTGCGCAAACTAACACAAGGGCTTAGCGAGGCAAAAGTACCCTACATCGAAGTAACGCATGGCGATGGCTTAGGCGGATCGTCGTTACAATACGGCTTTTCAAAGGAGTACGACATTGAATTAATCAAAGCGGCAGTGGAAGTAGCTGGGGATTCGATTGTTACGGTGCTATTAATTCCTGGCATTGGGACGATTGAAGATTTAAAACTTGCTTTTGATGCGGGTGCACGCGCAGTTCGAGTAGCTACACATGTCACAGAGGCAGATGTCTCAAAACAGCATATCGAAACAGCGAAAAGATTAGGGATGGAAGTGTTTGGATTTCTTATGATGGCCCATTCAGCACCCCCTGAAATTGTATTACAACAAGCATTATTAATGGAATCTTACGGTGCAGATGGTGTGTACGTAACAGATTCTGCAGGTGCGATGTTGCCATCAGATGTACGTGATCGTATTCGTTTATTAAGCGAAAATTTACAAGTTGAAATTGGTTTCCATGCCCATAATAACTTGAGTTTAGCGGTTGCGAATACGCTCGTGGCCATTGAGGAAGGTGCGACGCGTATTGACGGTAGTATTTGCTGCTTAGGTGCAGGTGCTGGCAATACGCAAACAGAGGTACTGGTCGCTGTGTTGCAACGAATGGGGATTGAAACGGGAATTGAATTATATCAAATGCTCGATTTAGCCGATTATGTACGCAACGAAATTTTACCGCAACCACAAGATATTACGTCGGGCAGCTTAGTTATGGGCTATGCCGGTGTGTATTCGAGCTTTTTACGTCACGCAAATCTCGCGGCGGAAAAAGTAGGAATTGATGCACGTGATATTTTAGTAGAGCTTGGAAAATTAAACGTTGTTGGTGGTCAGGAAGATACGATCATTGAAGTAGCACAAAAACTAGTGAGAGACAAGGTTGGTGGCAAGCGATGA
- a CDS encoding TRAP transporter small permease yields the protein MVQLLTKFSDFLTKLEELIMAVLMGALAILMIAAVCYRYFLKDPIPWAGEVSIFLLIWTSFIGGSWGLKYGTQASVTFLYDAISDSKKRWLRSAQDLTMIVFLGVLIFYSMKWIMLPSMLIQKSSALQIPMWIPYSAVPIGLVFAFIHILTRFLNNIVNGEPEVVENVEGGVS from the coding sequence GTGGTACAATTATTGACTAAATTCAGTGATTTCCTAACAAAGCTGGAAGAATTGATTATGGCGGTTTTGATGGGTGCGTTAGCAATATTGATGATTGCTGCAGTTTGTTATCGTTACTTCCTAAAAGATCCAATCCCTTGGGCTGGTGAAGTCTCCATTTTCTTATTGATTTGGACATCCTTTATTGGTGGAAGCTGGGGCCTGAAATATGGCACCCAAGCTTCTGTTACATTTCTGTATGATGCGATTTCAGACAGCAAGAAAAGGTGGCTACGCAGTGCACAGGATTTAACGATGATTGTATTTTTAGGAGTCTTAATTTTTTATTCGATGAAGTGGATTATGCTGCCATCGATGCTTATTCAAAAATCAAGTGCGCTACAAATTCCGATGTGGATTCCATATAGTGCTGTTCCAATAGGACTGGTGTTTGCTTTTATTCATATTTTGACTCGTTTTTTGAATAATATTGTGAACGGTGAACCTGAAGTAGTAGAAAATGTAGAAGGGGGCGTGAGTTAG
- a CDS encoding TRAP transporter substrate-binding protein, translated as MNKISKFLQFGLFFLMVLALAACNSDESDSTTAKPDADAGKKVETSVAGDASAELDLPTKTFKLAHITATDHMWHLAAEKFNEELKARSGGKMQVEIYPASQLGTEADMVQQVEAGSIDFALITAAYLSARTPDLAAWFTPYAFDSLQDAYEMSQGELGKEMLKQIEGTGLKPLDYLFAGQRVMITKDKEVKKPSDLKGLKMRVTPSPPLTFFYQSTGAAPEALPLPEVYSALQTGVIDGMDMDLDATITNKYSEVAKYATVTNHMVWPSIILTNDKAFNDLSADAQKIITESLVVASKYAVDTRSAQEEDFKAKLADQGMTVTELGAEVYAEEIKLFDNEYSAKSDLMKRFIEAARN; from the coding sequence ATGAATAAAATATCGAAGTTTCTTCAATTCGGATTATTCTTTTTAATGGTATTGGCATTAGCTGCATGTAACTCAGATGAGTCAGATTCAACAACGGCAAAACCGGATGCAGACGCAGGAAAGAAGGTCGAAACGTCGGTAGCAGGTGATGCAAGTGCGGAATTGGATTTACCAACGAAGACATTTAAGCTTGCACATATTACAGCGACAGATCATATGTGGCATTTAGCAGCAGAAAAATTCAATGAAGAATTAAAAGCTCGCTCAGGCGGTAAAATGCAAGTGGAAATTTATCCGGCAAGTCAGTTAGGAACGGAAGCGGATATGGTACAGCAAGTAGAAGCAGGGTCGATTGACTTTGCGTTAATTACAGCTGCGTACTTAAGTGCTCGTACACCAGACTTAGCGGCATGGTTTACACCTTATGCATTTGATTCATTACAAGATGCGTATGAAATGAGCCAAGGAGAACTTGGTAAAGAAATGTTAAAGCAAATTGAAGGTACGGGATTAAAACCATTAGATTATTTATTTGCAGGACAGCGTGTCATGATTACGAAAGACAAAGAAGTTAAAAAACCGAGCGATTTAAAAGGCTTAAAAATGCGCGTAACACCGTCTCCACCGCTGACATTCTTCTATCAATCAACAGGTGCAGCACCTGAGGCATTACCGCTACCAGAAGTATACTCAGCATTACAAACTGGTGTAATTGACGGAATGGATATGGACTTAGATGCGACGATTACAAATAAATATTCTGAGGTAGCAAAATACGCGACGGTAACGAACCATATGGTATGGCCATCAATCATTTTGACGAACGATAAAGCCTTTAATGATTTGTCTGCTGATGCGCAAAAAATCATTACAGAGTCATTAGTTGTCGCTTCAAAATATGCAGTAGATACACGTTCGGCACAAGAGGAAGATTTTAAAGCGAAATTGGCAGACCAGGGCATGACAGTTACTGAATTAGGTGCTGAAGTATACGCAGAAGAAATCAAATTATTCGATAATGAATATAGTGCAAAATCAGATCTAATGAAACGCTTTATCGAAGCTGCACGTAACTAG